In Lycium ferocissimum isolate CSIRO_LF1 chromosome 7, AGI_CSIRO_Lferr_CH_V1, whole genome shotgun sequence, the sequence aaatttttgattttATGAATTCTGAATTCTGAATTCTAGCTTTTTTATTATTGAGTTCTAAAGTTTAAAGAAAATACATAGTTTGGATCATTACTATTTATAAATTCTATCGAGTCCGTCAATTCCACAACAGCCCCTACACACAATCAGGTCGAGTTAGATTATTTTTCCTTACTATTATAATGACGCACAAAACGTTCTCCTAAAGTGATtgtattttaatttcttgatttatCTCAAGTACATGCAAgttgttaaaatttatttattagatGGCATGGGAATTAAAAATTAGAGTTTTGGGATTTATtaccattttcttttctttttatcagtATGGATACCAAGTGATagttattaaaattaaaacaagggCTCGATTAATCTTACTTTCACCTCCAATCGTCTATTTAATAAATATAGGGGCACCCGATATGATTTGTGATTAATGTTCCTCTTACCATTATATCAATTAACATGGCGAATGCGGCTATATGATCAAATTTATGTTTTAGGTTATACGCACCGATggtatacaaaatatttatacgatcaaatcaattaaaaaaaacaatgaTATGTAATTTAAGTACCATTGCTTGGTAATATGAAAAAGACAATAAGTAACCAGTTATAGTTAAAGTATATCGATCTTTAGACGAATACACTAAGGTAATACTTAAATTTATCCAGTAATGAAATAAATCCTaagtcttttattttataacagaACATGATGCGCCATTAAAAGATCTCTTCACCCTTAACCAGAAGTCCGAAATGAGTCATGTGAATGAAATATTAAAAGAGCAATTACGTTTTAGAAATGCCCTATATAACATGAATTTATATCAATTGATTAGTAAGTTtcgaaataaataaattttggaGGCACACTCCTTAAGAAAGTTAGTTAATGACATTACTCAAAGCGTAATTTGTCAATATTACTCTCTTGCTTCttccaaaactttttttaaaattagagaTAGTTAatattggaatttgaaaaactcATTTGGCAAGTGTAACTTTGAAAATAATCAATTACTTGTAGTAATTTTTTGGGgggctttaaaaaaatttatttatgttgtacaaaaaaaaaaaagcgctaGCAAttcatttcaaaattaattttgaaatgaGGGGAGTATAGttaaaccaaacaaaaaaataacCGAACATGATGCACTTTTGCTGACATAGATATGCCGTCATTGTGGGTGTTTAGGTGCATGCCAAGTGTTTACTAACTGAATAGGTTGGCCCAATTAGAAGAAAAAGTAGGATTTGATGGCTGACGTATCCAAAAGGAGAATTAATGAGAAGAAAGATTTGAAGAGTTTGGAGTTTCCAAGAGAGATTCATACGAGCTAACATTGGCTTCCTTAGCTTTTTGATACTACTGATAATGTCAGGAGTGTGAAGCATGGATTTCTAAACATGGAGGCCATTATGTCTCCTTCCCCCTAACGCTTTGTCCTTCCTAAAAGTTACCCCTAGAACCCCCCCCCACCCCTTACATCCCAaactttttacttctttttcttGACGGAATCTTTTCGGTCCACTTTACTTACCGTCCTTAGTATTAATATATGATCTAAAATAGTtgtcattttaaaaatataattaattattaatgtgaTGAAAAAAGAGTAGTATTAAATTGGGATCAAAGAATcaataaggataatttagttCAATTACCTTTTTAGTTATGAGGTGTTCCTATTGCATATTTCGACTCAAATTTTGAAGAAGCTCCCGCCCGTGCTTTCAAGTGCGTGTAGTACGCATAGAGAAATTCTTAcccacttaaaatatgtcacctTCTTCAATTATACACGATAGTCTCGATAAGTAAAACCTCAGTCTCTTCCGATTGATACTAATgtatataattaaaggagatgacaagttttatatgattaactTATTTACATAATGAGTGTTTGAGAACGTGCCGTAgaaactttttcaaaatttgaatcgAAAGTATCTAATAAACGCACTTTATCACGTATTCAGGGGCTTAATTGAAACAGGCCCTAGTTcaaatgtctaaatgaaattgACAAGTTTAAGGGGTTGTCAATGTATTCAACCTTTTTTATCCTCTTTTAAACATTGAAATCTCATGCtccctttgtttcattttatgtgcgatagtctatttaaaaaaaaaatgaaacggagggtatatttttatatttgataaTAATATAATTGTAAAAATTTTTTGCCCCTATTAATGCTattcttttataattaaatatatttcatgtatatttaaaatttccacaagtttcaaaggtcagtctttttttttttttttttttcaaattaaacaaaGCCACGTAATTGAAACAAAAGGAGTAGTAGTTTTTGTTCAACTTAATCTACTGTACCGAGAGATCGTGTTatgaaattttggagaaaatgataaaaatggtcCATTTAAGATTAGAAGTGTTAACTTTTAAGAAACttgaaggaccaaaactgttatgtgtatacttaagggactattttgaacttCTCCTCAAACATAACAgatcatttttgtcattttctctgaAATTTTGAATgagttatattttttaatttgttagaaATGTCAATCAACCGATCAAATATTTCTCAGCTCAATTAACTAGTTGGAATTTCTTATATAAATCGTTCtactttttaagtaaaaaacttgttattaaaaaaaagtacttaTTAGACGTTGCGCGTGATAGTATTAGAATATAAGAGTGCTATTGTGACACCAAAAATGGATTTCAGTTGTATTCTCTACCCCTTCTTAAATCTACTACTTCATATTCTAAGTCTTTTGCAATAaaacttcatttccatttttaacTTTCTAAAGTGAAACAAAAAGTCTTAAAGGATAATATATAAACCGAGGATCAATGAGCTCAACAAAAAAAACTTGAGGGCAAGATTATGAAAAAGTGAGTAGTTTGACGACCAAATTAGCGATTTATCtcccttattattattattattattattattattattaggaaCTCACGTTTTATGcaaactcatgaaaaattcCAACCTTTTAAACTACTTTATCAATATTAGGGGGTGGGGGAGGTAAAAGGATGACATGCTTTTGGAGAGTGAAAAaagatacaaaaataaaaatcttcaCTTAATTTAAGGATGTCTCATGCTAGATTCGTAGACTAAACTTGATTCCGACATGTTGGAACTCTTAAACATGCTTATTCTAATTAGTGTTAGGATGCATGTGTAAGAGATTAGATTCTAATTGCAGAACTAATCATGATTACCCTTTTCTTAAACAAATCCAGGTATGTGAGTTTCAAGGGGATATACATGTCCCCTCTTGAACCCACAATTATATGATTTTCTTGCAGTGTTTTGGCCTAACTTTTTAAAAGATTTCATCCCTAGCATTTAATCAATAATAAATTTGATTagtaaaattttccttttttgaccAATGCTGCATTatgaataattgatttttaatttgttCAACCATTTATTACAATGTGGATTAACCAAAGGTTTTAAACATAAATAGGAAAATGTTTAGTGGGAAGGGCCACGTCTCTTCATTTGCGCATGTTAGCCATGTCACACTTATGCAAGCTGTTCCAAATATTCCCAGAAATTGGCCAACTTCGTCTGTAttaatgtataaataatttttcagaGGAAACAAACATAAAGGGGAAAAAGGCTGTTggcatatttttcttttagaaaaagataagcaaataaaaaaatgtgtaCATGATTAAAACAAAACATTCTGGGAAGAAATGTGTTAAAGAGTGGCAATATAGGACTAAACAGACTTTAACATGCACATTGAACTTCTAATATGTGTAGAAATTGAGCTTGTTATtaaaattttctccaaaaaattaattaatgatCTTAGTTTAGTTTTGCTATTAAACTCGTAACTGCAAAAGAGTTTCAgcttaaataattaaattaaaatcattatcCTGTTAAAATTAAATGGACAGAGTTACAACTATTCTTTGTAAATTAACTTCACAACTACTCATGAAAACTTTTGGTGGATGCAATCACTCACTGAAAGAAAATGAATCATTAAGGTCTTTGAAACTTGGAAATCACAAATGGGCACAATCATCATAACATTGTTGTTCTAACAAAGGAACAATTAGTTATAATTTGGACTCTAATGTACCTCATTATGAGTACAATGTATGAGTAAAACAGTACATTTGTACGTACTTGTACAATTCCGCATgcatatttttatacatatccGACACGTCAATTTATCATAGTACTCGTAGCAACACAATCGAAAAATTATTAAGATTAGTAAGGTATATATGATGATCAACCTCAGAGATCAAAATAATCGTTAATGTGTAGGGGTCGAACTATTTCGATTTTTAGTCCCTaatgtattttaaaaattgatcaCTTTTAGTCTATCGCtctaaaataactattttcttaaaacaatcAACCATTTGAAAGAACTACGGGTTAAGACTAGTTCCACAAACAGAGTTTACTCAAAACATTCTAGGAGATCCGGTCCCTGAATTATTTTCACAGATAATAATGGAAAGTAAATGAAGCAAGgtatttacgtggaaaactccttgctcaagggattaaaaaccacggcCTACCTaagtaggatttccaacttctcTAAATTGAGCAATGTTTAtattacaacctattgcaatTTTTAACTAGGAATTAAAACTCTCTATCCTCACCCTTATAATAACCCTATTGTAAGCAACTCtcgactacctctagccaagcAAACTAATACACCTTGCCTTCACTTGAACAAGTGTACCAGCTCAAGGTTAAGTGAGTGAACGAAAAACACCTTCACGAGAATTTAAACTAATATCATGgctgactaactctagcctagtgtacctcTCAAAACTTGTAGGAAGATAACCTTCTTACAAGCAATCCTTGGAATTAAGCGCCTACAAAACAACTTCTTAAAGAGAAGAAAGCGAGGTTTACAATTTATAGAACCAAGAAACAAAGACTCGACAACCTAAGGACTTAAAGCATCTTTGAGTTGGATCTGGGTCCTTTGGGTTGTTGAGGCTTGTTCTTGAGCACCTTGATAGGGGTGGCGGTTGCACTTGagaaaaatatctttttgaTTTGCAAGTGTTAGGTCAAACTAATcccaacatgttgtatatatatgagatcaATGTAGAGAGCATGTGAGAAACATGTGACCATGGATGGTGGCTTTCCAAGGGCTAGTAGCTCCTAGCACACATAAGGCACTGTCTTTCTTGCGGTTCTGAGGTAACGATGCGACTACTTTTGTCATATTTTGTATAGTGCTGAGGGGACTTGATCAAGGATCTGGTCCTTAGTGTGTTTGTCAAATCATTAAAactacaacatatcataactcaTCACCATTCGATCGACTATGAGATTGCCCTGTAACAGTTGCAGAAACGTTaacataaattttatgttgATATTCCTTACTACCACCATTGCAGCTCAAGGTTTCCTTCTCTAGGTTCTGTATTTTTGTGTTTATATGCCAGCCATGGTATGTTTACTTAACTGGATTCTTTAGGGAACCGTTACTTTTAATTTAGATTCTGGACTTGGTGTCCCACTTATGGTTATTTTCTCATAAATGACCAAAATAGTTTGGCTCCATGGCTAAATTCTATTTTGGTTATTTTCTCATTAATCTCATCTTTGTGAAGATTAGAAACTTTTGTTCCAACGCGTCTCATAGCAGACGTTATGGCAAAGAACAAAAAAGGAACTCAGATACTACAAGTAAATTAAAGATTCATGGTCAGTATTCATACTAGATCATACTTGATCTCTTAATTGATTTAACATATggtaattattgttgttattgttcgtGTTGTATTTTCAATAAAGGAATAGAAGGACTAAAATAGATAACAACTATCAAGAGGCGATTGGAGAGGTTAAAGGTCTCACTTACATCGAAATCGTTAAGTTTTACTTCAATTAAAATGTCCAAATCGTTTACTTCAATTGAAATGTCCAAATCCACCAAGATGACCTCCAATAGTCTCAAACTATGCAAAGCATTGCACAACTCATTCAAATTAGGCTAGGTACGTAaacattttctaaaattttcgGACAAGTCAAAGGAAagtaaactcaaaagataaccTCCGTTAAACTAATCGGATCCTCCCTCTCCCCCCCATAAGCTCATGATTCCAAATCTATAATGAATGTGCAACTTCACACACGCATGCCACTTTGTTCTTGCTCTAGCTAAAGAGTGATCAATCTGCTAATGTAAGTCACAACTCAAGTAGTGTAGATTCAACAACGGACAAAAAGAGGAGTAATTTGGGATGCAAGAAGGAACCCCAAAAAGAACTGGCTTACTATTTTATAGGTTTAAAATAAAAGGTATACTTATTACGTTATATATACTCTCAATTGTTTTACCTGAACAATACACCTATGTATTCATCTCGTATCATAGCATGAGACCAGACATacaaacacatttttttttcttgcacaATTTGATGTAAAATGCAATTAAGAGTTCATTTATTTCCTACCACTTATGTGGCACAACTTTTTGTTTATTGCTCTGGTTTTAACAATATTTTGACCTATTTATTAAAACATTTTAGTTAcattattttatgattaaaaagaaattagatgTTTGATGTTTATCTTTTACTAGAATTTGATCTGAGCAAAAGGAAAATTATTGATCTCTTCCTTATTGCAAAGATTAAGGAATTCCAGATATGTGCATACAACGATTTTAGACATTCCTAGTATTCTGTTGCTTAGGAATTGTCCGTGTCAAGATGGTAGCTGATACTCTGAATATGCACAGAGAAATATCCTGGATTGTAATTTGCAAAATTCTTGTATAGGCAGTTATTTAGTTATTGAAAATATATGACTGTACATGCAAAGATATCGGTTTATCCtacatttaaaaataaagaattccGTAAGTTTTGCATGGGCAATAATTTAGGACATTGAAAATAAACCAATGTAATTGAAAAACTATCGCTTCTCCCTACATTTCATGATCAAAATTTACCTGTTTGTTGTAAGCACTTAAACTTTAGAACCACTAATCTAGATTATTACTAAAATAACTCCATTAACAAACTCGTCCAATGGCCAATTCTTTCTCTCTAAAAGTTACTTTATTTTGAGTTAGTCAAGCACGTATTGAACACGGATTTAGACTCTCCCGCCCTTTTGACATCCATATTATTAGcccaagaaagaagaaaaaaaaaaaaaacaagaaatgtAGCTCAAGGAAGGATGGCCTTTTGGAACAAAAATGtccccttttcttcttcatcaccatcTTCTAACTATTTTCCAATCCTAGGCCTTCTTTCCCTCTTCCTCTTGCATcctaccaccaccaccacttcGTCCTCTTTTGCTAACGCCATTCGTGTTGTTGCCATCCAAAAACCTACCTCCGATGACATTCCTTCCTTCCGGGAGGCACCTGCCTTTCGCAATGGCAACTCATGCAGCTCGCGTGACATAGATAAGATCCAAATAGTAATGCCTGTTGATGCCAATTACATTAGGGGCACCATGGCTGCAGTGTTGTCTATTTTGCAACATTCAACATGTCCAGAGAACACTTCCTTCCATTTTCTTTCCATCCATCTCGAACCTGAGATCATTTCCCTCATCAACTCTACTTTCCCTTACCTTAGCTACAAAATCTACCGTTTTCATCCTAATCGTGTTAGGGGAAAGATATCCAAGTCTATTAGACAAGCCTTGGATCAACCTCTAAATTATGCAAGAATTTACCTCTCAGATATTCTCCCTGAGGACGTGCACCGCGTTATCTACCTAGACTCAGATATCATTGTTGTCGATGACATTGCCAAGTTATGGGGGGTGGATTTGGGAGATAAAGTCCTGGCAGCACCAGAATATTGCCATGCAAACTTTACAACCTATTTTACAGACACATTTTGGTCGGACGTTAATTTAGCGAAAACATTTGAAGGAAGGCGTCCATGTTACTTCAACACAGGTGTAATGGTGATGGATCTTGCTGAATGGAGGAAAGGAGAGTACACACACAAAGTTGAAGAATGGATGTTAATACAAAAGCAAAGAAGAATTTACCATCTGGGGTCATTGCCTCCAGTTTTGCTTGTGTTTGCAGGAAACATTAAGGCAGTTAACCATAGATGGAACCAACATGGTTTAGGTGGTGACAACTTTGAAGGCAAATGTAGGGGCCTTCACCCTGGACCCATAAGCCTATTGCATTGGAGTGGCAAGGGTAAGCCATGGTTGAGACTGGATGCCAGAAAGCCCTGTACCATTGATTACTTGTGGGCCCCCTACGATCTGTATCGTTCATCCAGAATTGCGTTAGAAGAGTGAGAGAGAGAGCTGAATAGAACTGAGATAGATTGATAGAAAGAAATTGCTACAGTTGAAAATGAAATGGTGCTAGAAGTACCAACACCGATGCAATATAATTGCATTGTAAGACATTGTCAGGGAAGAATGATTAAGATTACAGCTAATAGTCCTCAGGCTTGAGATGTAGAATCCTTAGGCCTTGTAAATCTAAAGAATGAAGCTAAAAGAGTCTACAGGTATATTAGACATCGATAGCTAAGAAAGAATTCACGAGTGTGAATGAACTTAATTGTTCTCCCCTTATTAGGCTTTGTACATTCGCCATTCTTGATTATAAGGTACAGTGTTAATTTTGAATGTTTCCTTCATGAATCCATAGGTACGTTAACAACAGGAATGGACTTACAAAGATTTATCTTAAAACAGACAGAAGCACTTCAGTTAAAAGGGCACCAATCCAATGAACTCCAGTGTCCACACAAATTAGAAAGCAATTCACTAACAGCTAGAAATATCTTTCTAGTTTTATTGAGTTCGAATGAAGTAAGGGGAAAGCTGACGATCAAGTTTCTTGCAAATGCATGTGTAACAGTAGAAGGCACGAGACTCGGTCTTTTTAGCAACAAGAGTATCTTTCACCTAGTAGAAACACCAAGGCAAACAAGCATATATGCAGTTAGTTCTCATAACCTATACAACTAACTAATTAAGTATGACCTGAGGCTGAGTATCCACGAAGTAGTTGTACACGTCTTAAATAATCTTGTCCCACAAAAACCAAATGCCAAGAACCATGAGTCATCCACTTCCCCATTGTTGAATCTAACTGCAGCAGGAACTTGTCATGGAATGGCCCCACAATACATCTCTTTTACAGACAGCCTTTTTCACGCTCGCCTCTCAAACTCAGCTGCCATCTGACAAGTTAACCGTCTGTCATTGCTCCTAATCAgatacgccaacaatatatcttgCAACTCTATGCTTTGGGTGTGGCAGCAACCGGACATTTTCCTAATGTGTTCCACAAAATATAATCCCCAGAAGTCACCTGTGACAATCATAGCAAAGTCAGACAACTAAAAGTTTTAGTAACCCAAAAGATAGGCTTGATTGCAGATGTCGAACAGCTGCTGTAATAAACAGACCTAAAGAAAGCTAGAGAAATATGTGGCCAGGAACCTATTTAACTAATAACAAAAATACCTGAGTTGAGAACTCCACGGGTGCTTTAACAGCTGGGAAAATGCTTACCTGCAAAGGCTCATCACATTAAGAATAGCAGTGACTATATATCAGTATAAAAACAGGAAATATAAAGAGCCTAAGGATCTCTATGACTGAGCAACTTCTCCCAGCACAAACCTAGGGCTGTAATTAGCAGGTCAAGTATGATGCAGTGAACGATGGTAATTTGCTTTCATCTAGATGTTCAAGGCGGAAAGTAGTCATCGCATGAGAAGTTTGTATGCTTAAGGAAGAGATCTGAAGTGCAGAACTAGGTCGAAATTTCTGATAACAAATAGTAGAAATTACTGTATATAGCCTGGGAAAAGTTTAGTGGGTACAGACCAAAAAACACACTTATATTTCTCCTATCACAAATAACAGGAAATCAACCTGATAACAATTAACATTTTAACATCAAATAATGCAATACAATGGAAAAGAGGAGACCTAAAGAACTCTCCCATAACAATGGATTTACACCACAAATCAACCTTGAGCCTGCGTTTATTTATCTTCAGTATGAATGAGccatacaacattatacaagaTAAGACTTCATGGTGCATGCTATTTGTAAATGATAACGTGTCAAATGACAACAATAAGGAAGAACTCAACTCAAAGTTGAAACAGTGGAGAAACACTCTATAGGGTAAGGGCTTTAAAATAAACAGAAGAGAAGATTTAGCCCCCTTATTACCAAGGTCAATGAAATTAAACATCATTGTGGCGCCAAAATGTAGATAATTTAGTATCTAAACTCAGTCTTC encodes:
- the LOC132063416 gene encoding probable galacturonosyltransferase-like 4, which translates into the protein MAFWNKNVPFSSSSPSSNYFPILGLLSLFLLHPTTTTTSSSFANAIRVVAIQKPTSDDIPSFREAPAFRNGNSCSSRDIDKIQIVMPVDANYIRGTMAAVLSILQHSTCPENTSFHFLSIHLEPEIISLINSTFPYLSYKIYRFHPNRVRGKISKSIRQALDQPLNYARIYLSDILPEDVHRVIYLDSDIIVVDDIAKLWGVDLGDKVLAAPEYCHANFTTYFTDTFWSDVNLAKTFEGRRPCYFNTGVMVMDLAEWRKGEYTHKVEEWMLIQKQRRIYHLGSLPPVLLVFAGNIKAVNHRWNQHGLGGDNFEGKCRGLHPGPISLLHWSGKGKPWLRLDARKPCTIDYLWAPYDLYRSSRIALEE